A single Rhodothermales bacterium DNA region contains:
- a CDS encoding thiol-disulfide oxidoreductase DCC family protein, translating into MTTAGKPIILFDGVCNLCNGAVNYVIDHDPQGTFRFGSLQSEAAAELLDRAGLPEDYLDSIVLVEGDAFFAGSDAALRIARRLSGPARWLWPLRVVPRPIRDAVYGWIARNRYRWFGKQDTCRIPTPDLEARFI; encoded by the coding sequence GTGACCACTGCCGGGAAGCCCATAATCCTGTTTGACGGGGTCTGTAACCTGTGTAACGGTGCCGTCAACTACGTGATCGACCACGATCCGCAGGGCACGTTCCGGTTCGGTTCGCTGCAATCCGAGGCGGCAGCCGAGTTGCTGGACAGGGCCGGCTTGCCTGAAGACTATCTGGACAGCATCGTTCTGGTCGAGGGCGATGCGTTCTTTGCCGGCTCGGACGCCGCGCTGCGCATCGCGCGCCGCCTCTCCGGACCCGCTCGTTGGTTGTGGCCCCTCCGGGTGGTGCCTCGGCCCATCCGGGACGCGGTCTACGGCTGGATTGCCCGGAACCGGTACCGATGGTTCGGCAAACAGGACACCTGCCGCATCCCCACGCCGGACCTCGAGGCACGGTTTATCTGA
- a CDS encoding antibiotic biosynthesis monooxygenase, whose translation MPEQPLVRLVRLTLRPDAIEEFLDIFAEAAPRIRATPGCLSLELWQDTRYPNILSTHSRWQTAAALEAYRSSAYFEATWKRTRALFAAPPFAASHNLVTDDRF comes from the coding sequence ATGCCTGAACAACCGCTGGTCAGACTCGTCCGGCTGACACTGCGCCCGGATGCTATTGAGGAGTTCCTGGACATTTTCGCGGAGGCGGCGCCGCGTATCCGCGCCACGCCCGGCTGCCTCAGTCTGGAACTCTGGCAGGACACGCGCTACCCGAACATCCTCAGCACGCACTCCCGCTGGCAAACTGCGGCTGCGCTGGAGGCGTACCGGTCCAGCGCGTATTTCGAGGCCACCTGGAAGAGGACGCGTGCCCTGTTCGCCGCCCCTCCATTCGCCGCCAGCCACAACCTGGTGACCGACGATCGATTTTAG
- a CDS encoding TonB-dependent receptor translates to MLISRPYPRHDYARPLLLAALALLLTAGDSRAQTGSAEEDSLRFYELSEIVVGGRPNGGRVAEAGSVRRVSLARIVRTDAPDVAGLTRLLPSAHLQTNSRGESLIYLRGGGERQVSVFLDGALLNVPWDNRVDLAAVPASVLGGMQVTQGASSVLYGTNVLGGVVNLSTRALEGDGVLSELTLAGGSGRFARVDGMHVRRRGPSSIIVAAGLNRQDGYTLGENTELPFNEGADGLRLNTDRRIAHGYARVSRRWTRSEGGLSVLLVDAAKGVAPEGHLDPTLERVRFWRYPDWRTVMLAGNFSMVPSERTRLRASAWGTGFSQRIDQFQGRNYASLEAFQEDRDVTVGTRISAERMLRGSLLRGAVNLLTSGHRQWETESGMPAGEDEAYRQHTASVGGEWAGGERVRWLVGGNVDQFATPRTAGKPGGRTFRAWGGTAALEADLNAVTTARVTLGRKVRFPTMRELFGTALNRFVVNESLRPESAILLDAGIRRVDARGHVELTAFLNRTRDTIDQTNVTVEGERLRQRINLEGSRVLGAEVVAHRELNERIELDASVTLTDPAVLDDPERSVLVEKPDVLALLGLSVKPATPHLLSVEAAYTGRAYGLDPDNSLVALPRVLQLNLRASTRTYRSSGLFMEFFARLDNLTDQSVFPQLGLPGPGRTFQLGVSLAY, encoded by the coding sequence ATGCTGATTTCGCGACCATATCCCAGGCACGACTACGCCCGGCCGCTACTGCTGGCTGCGCTGGCCCTGCTTCTGACGGCCGGGGACAGCCGCGCCCAGACGGGTTCTGCAGAGGAGGACTCGCTCCGCTTTTACGAGCTTTCGGAGATCGTTGTCGGAGGCAGGCCCAACGGGGGCCGGGTGGCTGAGGCGGGGTCTGTTCGCCGCGTGTCTCTTGCGCGCATCGTGCGGACGGACGCACCGGACGTGGCAGGACTTACTCGCCTGCTGCCATCGGCTCATCTTCAGACGAACTCCCGCGGCGAGTCGCTGATCTACCTCCGGGGCGGCGGCGAACGTCAGGTTTCGGTGTTTCTGGACGGCGCGCTTCTGAACGTCCCGTGGGACAATCGAGTGGACCTTGCCGCGGTGCCGGCCTCCGTGCTCGGCGGAATGCAGGTCACCCAGGGGGCGAGCAGTGTGCTGTACGGAACCAATGTCCTGGGAGGCGTGGTCAACCTGTCTACGCGCGCTCTGGAGGGCGATGGAGTGCTCAGCGAACTCACCCTTGCCGGTGGTTCCGGGCGGTTTGCGAGGGTTGACGGCATGCATGTCAGGCGGCGTGGACCGAGTTCGATTATTGTTGCTGCAGGCCTGAACAGGCAGGATGGGTACACCCTCGGTGAGAACACCGAGTTGCCCTTCAACGAGGGTGCCGACGGACTTCGGCTGAACACGGACCGGCGTATCGCGCACGGCTACGCGCGGGTAAGCCGGCGGTGGACAAGAAGTGAGGGTGGCCTGAGCGTCTTGCTGGTGGATGCGGCGAAAGGAGTTGCACCCGAGGGTCACCTGGACCCGACGCTGGAGCGCGTCAGGTTTTGGCGCTACCCGGACTGGCGCACGGTCATGCTGGCCGGAAACTTCAGCATGGTGCCGTCGGAGCGCACACGCTTGCGCGCGAGTGCCTGGGGGACCGGGTTTTCGCAACGCATCGACCAGTTCCAGGGCCGCAACTACGCCAGCCTTGAAGCCTTCCAGGAGGACCGGGATGTGACCGTTGGCACGCGCATTTCTGCCGAACGCATGCTGCGGGGCAGTCTGTTGCGCGGCGCGGTCAACCTGCTGACCTCCGGCCACCGTCAGTGGGAGACCGAGTCCGGGATGCCTGCGGGCGAGGATGAGGCGTACAGGCAGCACACGGCCAGCGTCGGAGGCGAGTGGGCCGGCGGAGAACGTGTGCGCTGGTTGGTTGGGGGGAATGTGGATCAGTTCGCGACGCCGAGAACGGCCGGCAAGCCGGGCGGGCGTACGTTCCGGGCCTGGGGGGGCACGGCCGCGCTCGAAGCCGACCTCAACGCGGTGACCACGGCAAGAGTGACACTGGGTCGCAAGGTGCGCTTCCCGACCATGCGGGAGTTGTTCGGGACTGCGTTGAACCGGTTTGTGGTCAACGAGAGCCTGCGCCCTGAATCTGCCATCCTGCTGGATGCCGGCATTCGCCGCGTGGACGCGCGGGGACACGTGGAACTGACGGCCTTCCTGAATCGCACGCGGGACACCATCGATCAGACGAACGTCACCGTCGAGGGTGAGCGTCTGCGTCAGCGCATCAACCTGGAAGGAAGTCGGGTGCTCGGCGCGGAGGTGGTTGCGCATCGAGAACTGAATGAGCGCATCGAGCTGGATGCTTCCGTGACCCTCACGGACCCGGCAGTACTGGACGACCCGGAACGATCAGTTCTTGTTGAGAAGCCCGATGTGCTGGCCCTGCTGGGACTCTCCGTCAAGCCGGCCACACCGCATCTGCTTTCCGTCGAGGCCGCCTATACGGGACGGGCGTATGGGCTGGACCCGGACAACTCACTTGTGGCGCTACCTCGTGTGCTCCAGCTGAATCTTCGGGCCTCTACACGGACCTACCGGTCGTCGGGACTCTTCATGGAGTTCTTCGCCCGCCTCGACAACCTGACGGATCAATCGGTCTTTCCGCAGTTGGGGCTTCCCGGACCGGGCCGAACGTTTCAGCTCGGCGTCAGCCTGGCCTACTAG
- a CDS encoding glucose-1-phosphate adenylyltransferase: MNSIVSIVLGGGAGSRLFPLTQHRSKPAVPLAGKYRLIDIPVSNCINSDIDKIFVLTQYNSASLNRHVAQTYRFDRFRQGFVTILAAEQTPQSHNWFQGTADAVRQCLKHVGTYRADGILILSGDQLYSMDYRKMAAFHEESNADITIATIPVHATDAPGFGILKTDEKGMISEFHEKPPADQLEGKESPVSDKMKDQGRIYLASMGIYLFGAGVLESLLAKDPDANDFGKQIIPDAIGTHRVASFPFEGYWSDIGTIRSFFDSNLMLARKQPEFDMYNPRFPIHTNARMLPPAKVESSFIQESIIAESSVIVNAQISNSVIGLRSFIGHNTTIKNTVFMGADYYPWHDVDQRDTVEGPERPGVGEESYIEGAIIDRNVSIGKRCIIKNRDNVDEFDGENFYIRDGIVVIPKNAQIPDDTII, translated from the coding sequence ATGAATTCGATTGTCAGTATTGTTCTTGGTGGGGGTGCGGGCAGCCGTCTCTTCCCGCTGACCCAGCATCGCTCCAAGCCTGCCGTTCCGTTGGCTGGGAAGTATCGGCTGATCGATATCCCGGTCTCCAACTGCATTAACTCGGACATCGACAAGATCTTTGTCCTGACGCAGTACAACTCCGCGTCCCTGAACCGGCACGTGGCCCAGACCTACCGTTTCGATCGGTTCCGCCAGGGCTTTGTCACCATCCTTGCGGCCGAGCAGACTCCACAGAGCCACAACTGGTTTCAGGGTACGGCCGATGCGGTTCGGCAATGCCTGAAGCACGTCGGCACCTATCGCGCAGACGGAATTCTGATTCTCTCGGGGGACCAGCTCTACTCGATGGACTACCGCAAGATGGCGGCCTTCCATGAGGAGTCGAACGCGGACATCACCATCGCCACGATCCCGGTGCATGCGACGGACGCGCCCGGCTTCGGCATCCTGAAAACGGATGAGAAGGGCATGATCTCCGAGTTCCACGAGAAGCCCCCGGCGGACCAGCTGGAGGGCAAGGAGAGCCCGGTTTCGGACAAGATGAAGGACCAGGGTCGCATCTACCTGGCTTCGATGGGCATCTACTTGTTTGGTGCCGGTGTGCTTGAGTCACTTCTGGCCAAGGACCCCGACGCCAACGATTTCGGCAAGCAGATCATTCCGGACGCCATCGGCACCCACCGCGTCGCAAGCTTCCCCTTCGAGGGCTATTGGAGTGACATCGGAACCATCCGGAGCTTCTTTGACTCGAATCTGATGTTGGCTCGGAAGCAGCCGGAATTCGACATGTACAACCCGCGCTTCCCGATCCACACCAACGCCCGCATGCTGCCGCCGGCCAAGGTCGAGAGCTCCTTCATCCAGGAGTCCATCATTGCCGAATCCAGTGTGATCGTGAATGCGCAGATCTCCAACTCGGTGATCGGATTGCGCTCTTTCATCGGGCACAACACCACCATCAAGAACACCGTGTTCATGGGGGCGGATTACTACCCCTGGCATGATGTGGACCAGCGGGACACGGTTGAAGGGCCGGAGCGTCCCGGGGTGGGAGAGGAATCCTATATCGAGGGCGCCATCATCGACCGCAACGTGTCCATCGGCAAACGATGCATCATCAAGAACCGGGACAACGTCGACGAGTTTGACGGCGAGAACTTCTACATCCGGGACGGGATCGTGGTGATCCCCAAGAACGCCCAGATTCCAGACGACACGATCATCTAA
- a CDS encoding HDOD domain-containing protein produces MSKTVREVNRLVRTGVHSTDELAAVISEDPMMAASVLRRVNSAFYGVRRQVADLKKAVTLLGFDDVANLVLTASFLRLADMVSNRAARQLFTDLMQLSLGSAMYGALIAEELGMPEPATAYSAGLMHTSGRVVMLFNFGEAYTRLCRPGTPRPFPDASTERSTIGIDHAQASGLAMTEWQMPADLVQVVSCLEAPGRIDDVRLRDVALCVSVGVSATEQLCLRNAPGLAFEAKAALHVLARMRGKQSSQIAARINEERKRVNDHIAQVAGDLALA; encoded by the coding sequence ATGTCAAAGACCGTGCGCGAGGTTAACCGCCTCGTGCGAACCGGTGTGCACAGCACGGATGAACTTGCCGCCGTCATTTCGGAGGATCCGATGATGGCCGCCTCGGTGCTTCGCCGAGTGAACTCGGCCTTCTACGGAGTGCGCAGGCAGGTGGCCGACCTCAAAAAGGCTGTCACCCTGCTCGGATTTGACGACGTGGCGAACCTTGTGTTGACGGCCTCTTTCCTGCGGCTGGCCGACATGGTGAGCAATCGTGCAGCCCGTCAGCTGTTCACCGACCTGATGCAGTTGAGCCTGGGTTCGGCGATGTACGGAGCTCTGATTGCCGAGGAACTCGGTATGCCGGAGCCGGCCACAGCCTACAGCGCCGGCCTGATGCATACCTCGGGCCGGGTGGTCATGCTGTTCAACTTCGGCGAGGCCTATACCCGATTGTGCCGACCCGGCACACCGCGGCCCTTTCCGGACGCGTCGACGGAGCGATCGACCATCGGCATTGATCACGCCCAGGCCAGCGGACTGGCCATGACGGAATGGCAAATGCCTGCCGATCTCGTTCAGGTGGTCAGCTGTCTGGAAGCTCCCGGCCGCATTGACGATGTGCGTCTGCGCGACGTGGCCCTCTGCGTCTCGGTCGGCGTATCGGCAACCGAACAGCTCTGCCTGCGCAACGCCCCAGGCCTGGCGTTCGAAGCGAAGGCCGCGCTGCACGTGCTGGCGCGCATGCGCGGCAAGCAGTCCAGCCAGATCGCGGCGCGCATCAACGAGGAGCGCAAGCGGGTCAACGACCACATCGCACAAGTGGCGGGAGATCTCGCCCTGGCCTAG